One window of the Bacillota bacterium genome contains the following:
- the fliP gene encoding flagellar type III secretion system pore protein FliP (The bacterial flagellar biogenesis protein FliP forms a type III secretion system (T3SS)-type pore required for flagellar assembly.), translated as MTRRYLGIGAIIILIILGVGCSVAAQPAAFPRIELGLTPATEPQEVALGLQLLFMLTVLSLVPAILVLTTSFTRVVVVLSFVRSGLSTQQVPPNQVILGLALFLTFFIMAPYWSQVNEQALQPYLSGQLSSQEALQIGTQPIRTFMFQETREKDLALFIGLADLPRPDVRDDVPTHVLIPAFVISELKTAFEIGFLIYIPFLIIDMVVASTLMSMGMLMLPPVMISLPFKLLLFVMVDGWHLVVRALLESF; from the coding sequence CTCAGTTGCGGCTCAACCGGCAGCTTTCCCGCGAATCGAGTTAGGACTTACACCGGCTACAGAGCCGCAAGAAGTGGCACTTGGTCTACAACTTTTGTTTATGCTTACTGTGCTTTCGTTGGTGCCGGCAATATTGGTATTAACTACATCCTTTACCCGAGTGGTAGTAGTTCTGTCTTTTGTCCGCAGCGGACTGTCCACGCAACAGGTTCCACCTAACCAGGTGATTCTTGGCTTAGCGTTGTTTCTAACCTTTTTTATTATGGCCCCGTACTGGAGTCAAGTTAATGAGCAAGCTTTGCAGCCTTACTTAAGCGGACAGCTTTCATCTCAGGAAGCACTGCAGATCGGCACCCAGCCCATACGGACTTTCATGTTTCAGGAGACGAGGGAGAAGGATCTGGCTTTGTTCATCGGACTGGCCGATTTGCCCCGCCCGGATGTGCGCGACGATGTGCCCACCCATGTCCTTATCCCTGCTTTTGTGATCAGTGAGCTGAAGACGGCCTTTGAGATCGGTTTTCTTATTTACATACCGTTCCTTATTATCGACATGGTGGTGGCCAGTACCTTGATGTCCATGGGTATGTTGATGCTCCCGCCGGTTATGATTTCGCTTCCATTTAAGTTGCTGTTATTTGTGATGGTAGATGGCTGGCACCTTGTAGTTCGAGCTCTGCTGGAAAGCTTTTAG
- the fliQ gene encoding flagellar biosynthesis protein FliQ, giving the protein MSEEFVLSLGRDALYTVLLVAGPLLLLSLFVGLIISVFQATTQIQEQTLSFVPKIVAVLLGLVLFGPWMLQIMREFTVRLVTAIPAVLR; this is encoded by the coding sequence ATGAGTGAAGAGTTTGTCCTCAGTCTTGGGCGCGATGCCCTGTATACGGTACTACTGGTAGCCGGCCCTCTGTTGCTACTCAGCCTGTTTGTGGGTCTCATCATCAGTGTTTTTCAGGCTACAACCCAAATTCAAGAACAGACGCTGTCCTTTGTGCCGAAAATAGTGGCCGTTCTTTTGGGTTTGGTGCTGTTCGGCCCCTGGATGCTGCAAATAATGCGTGAGTTTACTGTCCGCCTAGTAACTGCAATTCCGGCGGTATTACGCTAA